From the Paraflavitalea soli genome, the window TGAGCCTGACTGCGTCCGCTGGAAATTCATCCTTATCTACCAGCTTTGCCCGCTTCAGTTCCGCTTGCAGATCCTGCGCACTCTTACGCTCCACAAGTGTATTGCCATACCAGGTATTCAGGTAAGCTGTCAATAATTTGTAATCATCCAGCCTGAGTACAAGCTGGTTATTTATTTTTTGCATTGTTTATCTTTTTAATAGTGATCAAATAGAGGCAGGAGCCCATCCAGAGCTCACCTGCCCTTTGAAAAAACTTTGTACCGGATATATTGTGATTCCTCATGCCTCCTCACTCTCCGCTCACGCCGGTCGGATTCGAACGAATAACGCAAACGACGCAATACCGGAGATCGTTTTTCAGACCGCGGATACTCCTTACGTTTCTTTAAAACTACCAGTAACAGCAATGGCACCGTTATCATGAGCAACCACAACCATCTTCCATTACCAATAAAGCTGTTCTTTATAATAATTGCATTGACCAACACAAGTGGCAGTATAACCATACTACCTGCTGTATCGGGCTTGAGTTTATTTGCCATGATCCACGTTTTAACATTGGCAATCCGTCAGTATGTGCAATAGCCTGCCACCCCGTATATCACAGGCCTCAGTGGTCCACAGTATTTGCTTGCCAAAAGGATTCGACAGGCACAGACTGATCTTATTTTACCAATGGAATTAAAAACTTCCCGCTTCAATGTTGATCGAAGCATTGGACATTCAATAAATTAAACGCTAATCACCCCAGCCCGGGTAGCATGATAAGGCCGGGGATTAATTATGAAAGTCTTTGCAGGTTGGATAGTAATTAGACTTCTTCCCGAAATTAAACTGCAGGCAGGCACAAAAGGTTTGTGCTTCAAGCATTTGCTGCCCGAAGTAACCATTATGTATGTATTTATGTGTGCCCGACATGTTATAAAGATAGCAAAAATAAAATTAAGGCAGCAGATAGAAGCGCATTAAAGCGCTTTCCCGGCAAAACCTTCATTTAACACCAGCGTTTCGTATCTTTTCCTTATGAAACGTTTTCTTGCAACCAGTACCTGCTTATTACTGTGGTTTTTTGTTTTCTCCCGGCAGAAAACCGATCTCTGGCTGGATTCCCTGCTGCGCCAACAGGCTTCCCCACAATTGCTGAATGTACTGAATAAGCCCGACAGCTTTCAATACCAGCTCATCTATACGCAGATCAACCGCGATAAAAACAACCACCCCCAATTCAAACATTATTATCTGAATGTAGACAGGAACCGCTATTTCAATCCGGCATCGATGGTAAAAATGCCAACAGCATTCAGCGCATTGGAAAAGCTGAATGAACTCAAAAAAGCCGGCGTGAACAAGTATACCCCCATGCTTATAGACAGCAGCTATGAACGCCAAACCACTGTATTCACAGATACCTCATCTGCCAACGGGCTGCCTTCCGTGGCCCAATACATCAGGAAAGTATTTTTAGTAAGTGATAACGATGCTTATAACCGCCTCTATGAATTTGTAGGACAGCAAACCCTCAATGAAAAACTCTGGAAAAAAGGCTATACAGATAGTCGCATTACCCGCCGTTTTGTAACGATGAATGAAGACCAGAACCGGCATACCAATGCCATTCGTTTTATGCAGGATGGCCGCCTGGTATATGCACAACCGCCTGCTTACAACAAAGTACCTTTTGACTTCAGCAAAAAAATATTGGTAGGCAAAGGACATTGGAACAGAAACGACAGCCTGGTCAATGAGCCTATGGACTTTACCACACACAACAATGTACCACTGGAAGACTTTCAACAAATGGCCCAATCGGTCCTCTTTCCTGAATCCGTAAAGCCTCAGCAAAGGTTCAATTTAACCGATGACGATTACAAATTCCTGTACCGGTATATGTCCGAACTGCCCTACGAAAGCAAACACCCCAAATACGATACGACTGAATTCTTTGAGAGCTATACCAAATTCTTTTTCTTTAAAGCAGGTCGGGGCCGTATACCACACAATATCCGGGCTTTTAACAAAACTGGCTGGTCTTATGGATTCCTGACTGATGTAACTTACATCGTGGATTTTGAGAACAAGGTAGAGTTTATGCTCAGTGGTGTGATTTACGTCAACAGCGATGGGATACTGAATGACGACAAATATGAGTATGAACAGGTAGGCTATCCCTTCTTTAAAGAAACCGGCCAGCTTATTTACCAGTATGAGTTGGCAAGGCCCCGGAAATACCAACCCAATCTGAAAAAGTTT encodes:
- a CDS encoding serine hydrolase, giving the protein MKRFLATSTCLLLWFFVFSRQKTDLWLDSLLRQQASPQLLNVLNKPDSFQYQLIYTQINRDKNNHPQFKHYYLNVDRNRYFNPASMVKMPTAFSALEKLNELKKAGVNKYTPMLIDSSYERQTTVFTDTSSANGLPSVAQYIRKVFLVSDNDAYNRLYEFVGQQTLNEKLWKKGYTDSRITRRFVTMNEDQNRHTNAIRFMQDGRLVYAQPPAYNKVPFDFSKKILVGKGHWNRNDSLVNEPMDFTTHNNVPLEDFQQMAQSVLFPESVKPQQRFNLTDDDYKFLYRYMSELPYESKHPKYDTTEFFESYTKFFFFKAGRGRIPHNIRAFNKTGWSYGFLTDVTYIVDFENKVEFMLSGVIYVNSDGILNDDKYEYEQVGYPFFKETGQLIYQYELARPRKYQPNLKKFQLNYQDQ